A window of Longispora fulva contains these coding sequences:
- a CDS encoding ABC transporter ATP-binding protein — protein MADAVTLRDITVRYGPKVAVDAVSLTVGAGEVVGVIGPNGAGKTSLLECAEGLRRPAGGTVTVAGLDPLADRARLALVTGVQPQHSSYPDRARVEELCRLYAGFYPAPADWGALLDEFGLGGSRRSWATKLSGGQKQRLSLVLALIGRPEVVFLDELTTGLDPTARRDVWAGLRRRNTDGLTIVITSHHMEEVEFLCDRVAVLVGGRLVALDSVVGLVRAHAGDTDRLVVEDAGPGLRRELEAVDPGVLVSPAGQKLLVDASGAARELVTRLLAERGARVREVPASLDDVYLRLTGQPSGGNDVR, from the coding sequence ATGGCTGACGCCGTGACACTGCGCGACATCACCGTCCGGTACGGGCCGAAGGTCGCCGTCGACGCCGTGAGCCTCACGGTCGGCGCCGGCGAGGTGGTCGGGGTGATCGGGCCGAACGGGGCCGGCAAGACCTCGCTCCTGGAGTGCGCGGAGGGGCTGCGCCGGCCGGCCGGCGGGACCGTCACCGTCGCCGGGCTGGACCCGCTCGCCGACCGCGCCCGGCTGGCCCTGGTCACCGGCGTGCAGCCACAGCACTCCTCGTATCCCGACCGGGCCCGGGTCGAGGAACTGTGCCGGCTGTACGCCGGGTTCTACCCCGCCCCGGCCGACTGGGGCGCGCTGCTGGACGAGTTCGGGCTGGGCGGGTCGCGCCGGAGCTGGGCCACGAAGCTGTCCGGCGGCCAGAAGCAGCGGTTGTCCCTGGTCCTGGCGCTGATCGGCCGGCCGGAGGTCGTGTTCCTCGACGAGCTGACCACCGGACTGGACCCGACGGCGCGCCGCGACGTGTGGGCAGGGCTGCGTCGGCGCAACACCGACGGGCTGACGATCGTGATCACCTCGCACCACATGGAGGAGGTGGAGTTCCTGTGCGACCGGGTCGCCGTTCTCGTCGGCGGGAGGCTGGTCGCGCTGGACTCCGTGGTCGGGCTGGTCCGGGCGCACGCCGGCGACACCGACCGGCTCGTCGTGGAGGACGCGGGGCCGGGGCTGCGCCGCGAGCTGGAGGCCGTGGATCCGGGGGTGCTGGTCAGTCCCGCCGGGCAGAAGTTGCTGGTCGACGCGTCGGGGGCGGCGCGGGAGCTGGTCACCCGGCTGCTGGCGGAGCGCGGGGCCCGGGTCCGGGAGGTGCCGGCGTCCCTGGACGACGTGTACCTGCGGCTCACCGGGCAACCATCAGGAGGCAATGATGTTCGGTAG
- the scpA gene encoding methylmalonyl-CoA mutase has protein sequence MIPDFSTVELGAVSPTPGTPAAEPVWRTPEGIDVKPVYTDADTAGLDFLETYPGIAPYLRGPYPAMYVTQPWTVRQYAGFSTAEASNAFYRRNLAGGQKGLSVAFDLATHRGYDSDHPRVAGDVGMAGVAIDSIYDMRQLFDGIPLDKMSVSMTMNGAVLPVLALYIVAAEEQGVKPEQLSGTIQNDILKEFMVRNTYIYPPTSSMRIISDIFRYTSEHMPRYNSISISGYHIQEAGATADLELAYTLADGVEYLRAGRDAGLDVDAFAPRLSFFWAIGMNFFMEVAKLRAGRLLWAKLVREFGAKNPKSLSLRTHCQTSGWSLTAQDVFNNVARTCIEAMAATQGHTQSLHTNALDEALALPTDFSARIARNTQLVIQQESGTTRVIDPWGGSDYVERLTQDLAERAWAHIQEVEKAGGMARAIDEGIPKLRIEEAAARTQARIDSGRQPVIGVNKYRPDVDEPIDVLKVDNAQVRASQIEKLRRLRAERDSAVVEAALHALTEGARGDANLLALAIDAARAMATVGEISDALEKVFGRHAGQIRTISGVYMAEAGAVSNIEKVRAATALFAENEGRQPRILVAKMGQDGHDRGQKVIATAFADLGFDVDVGPLFQTPGEVARQAVEADVHIVGVSSLAAGHLTLVPALRAELAALGRPDIMIVVGGVIPSQDFAELREAGAAAIFPPGTVIADAALDLLRDLAAQLGHSRADG, from the coding sequence ATGATCCCCGACTTCTCGACCGTCGAGCTGGGCGCGGTTTCCCCGACGCCGGGGACTCCGGCAGCGGAACCCGTGTGGCGCACCCCCGAGGGCATCGACGTCAAGCCGGTCTACACCGACGCGGACACCGCCGGCCTGGACTTCCTGGAGACGTACCCGGGCATCGCGCCGTACCTGCGCGGCCCCTACCCGGCGATGTACGTGACCCAGCCGTGGACCGTGCGGCAGTACGCCGGGTTCTCCACGGCCGAGGCGTCCAACGCGTTCTACCGGCGCAACCTGGCGGGCGGGCAGAAGGGCCTGTCGGTCGCGTTCGACCTGGCCACGCACCGGGGCTACGACTCCGACCACCCCCGGGTGGCCGGCGACGTGGGCATGGCGGGCGTGGCCATCGACTCCATCTACGACATGCGCCAACTGTTCGACGGCATCCCGCTGGACAAGATGAGCGTGTCGATGACGATGAACGGCGCGGTGCTGCCGGTGCTCGCGCTGTACATCGTGGCGGCCGAGGAGCAGGGGGTGAAGCCGGAGCAGCTGTCGGGGACCATCCAGAACGACATCCTCAAGGAGTTCATGGTCCGCAACACCTACATCTACCCGCCGACCTCGTCGATGCGGATCATCTCGGACATCTTCCGGTACACGTCCGAGCACATGCCCCGGTACAACTCGATCTCCATCTCCGGGTACCACATCCAGGAGGCCGGCGCGACGGCTGACCTGGAGCTGGCGTACACCCTGGCCGACGGGGTGGAGTACCTGCGCGCGGGTCGCGACGCCGGCCTGGACGTGGACGCGTTCGCGCCCCGGTTGTCGTTCTTCTGGGCGATCGGGATGAACTTCTTCATGGAGGTCGCCAAGCTGCGCGCCGGCCGCCTGCTGTGGGCGAAGCTGGTGCGGGAGTTCGGGGCGAAGAACCCGAAGTCGCTGAGTCTGCGCACGCACTGCCAGACGTCCGGCTGGTCGCTGACCGCGCAGGACGTGTTCAACAACGTGGCCCGGACCTGTATCGAGGCGATGGCGGCGACCCAGGGGCACACCCAGTCCCTGCACACCAACGCCCTGGACGAGGCCCTGGCGCTGCCGACGGACTTCTCCGCCCGGATCGCCCGCAACACCCAGCTCGTCATCCAGCAGGAGTCCGGCACCACCCGGGTGATCGACCCGTGGGGCGGCAGCGACTACGTGGAACGCCTCACCCAGGATCTCGCCGAGCGGGCCTGGGCGCACATCCAGGAGGTCGAGAAGGCCGGCGGCATGGCGCGCGCCATCGACGAGGGCATCCCGAAGCTGCGGATCGAGGAGGCGGCGGCGCGGACCCAGGCGCGGATCGACTCCGGCCGGCAACCGGTGATCGGGGTGAACAAGTACCGGCCCGATGTCGACGAGCCGATCGACGTGCTCAAGGTGGACAACGCGCAGGTCCGGGCCAGCCAGATCGAGAAGCTGCGCCGACTGCGGGCGGAGCGGGACTCCGCCGTCGTCGAGGCCGCTCTGCACGCGCTCACCGAGGGCGCGCGCGGCGACGCGAACCTGCTGGCGCTGGCCATCGACGCCGCGCGGGCCATGGCCACCGTCGGCGAGATCTCCGACGCGCTGGAGAAGGTGTTCGGCCGGCACGCGGGGCAGATCCGTACCATCTCCGGGGTGTACATGGCGGAGGCGGGAGCGGTGTCCAACATCGAGAAGGTGCGCGCCGCGACCGCGCTGTTCGCGGAGAACGAGGGCCGCCAGCCCCGGATCCTGGTCGCCAAGATGGGCCAGGACGGGCACGACCGGGGGCAGAAGGTGATCGCGACGGCGTTCGCCGACCTCGGCTTCGACGTGGACGTCGGCCCGCTGTTCCAGACTCCGGGCGAGGTGGCGCGCCAGGCCGTGGAGGCCGACGTGCACATCGTCGGGGTGTCGTCCCTGGCGGCCGGGCACCTGACCCTGGTGCCGGCGCTGCGGGCGGAACTCGCGGCGCTCGGCCGGCCCGACATCATGATCGTGGTCGGGGGCGTCATCCCGTCCCAGGACTTCGCGGAGCTGCGCGAGGCCGGGGCTGCGGCGATCTTCCCGCCCGGGACCGTGATCGCCGACGCCGCCCTGGACCTGCTGCGCGACCTGGCCGCCCAGCTCGGCCACTCTCGTGCCGACGGTTGA
- a CDS encoding YcaO-like family protein → MITHYPSMTNVLRRYAHLGGNQGGIMPGFLVSVADVPGEPQMRAMTATMPQYHRLIMDDPLMEVQYHLSGYGLYNEEALVKLMGESVERYAAMAAITMFDFRYASYKEMATEGPTMPLEYLGILDASQQAVLASKLHRYTDRPPTEDDLIAWVKCPSLTRPGEDVWVPAQLFFLGFTSSPAGDLLFTPSFSTGTAAHVSLENALRNALIEAVQIDAFILNWYTPTPAPAVVVDDDATHRLLGKLKLGPTSDYEVRPIYLTRPELPLPTIGVYMDRRSDTLPLLTFGVQGDGDPRYAMIRGTMESAAILGLSMYSAVFDPVKVHASANTSPYLDLDTNVLYYATPTDAALKRRIVAERFAGSVKLSEIPGLDNPLDDLIAMVAGVSEWATYLDITPPELDGTPWKVVRVLIPELLSMCLPGMPPKAHPRMRSYGGVAHDHPHPLP, encoded by the coding sequence GTGATCACCCACTACCCGTCGATGACCAACGTCCTGCGGCGGTACGCGCACCTCGGCGGCAACCAGGGCGGCATCATGCCCGGGTTCCTGGTGTCGGTGGCCGACGTGCCGGGCGAGCCACAGATGCGGGCGATGACGGCGACGATGCCGCAGTACCACCGGTTGATCATGGACGACCCGCTGATGGAGGTGCAGTACCACCTCAGTGGCTACGGCCTGTACAACGAGGAGGCCCTGGTCAAGCTGATGGGCGAGAGCGTCGAACGGTACGCGGCGATGGCGGCCATCACGATGTTCGACTTCCGTTACGCGTCCTACAAGGAGATGGCGACCGAGGGGCCGACGATGCCTCTGGAGTACCTCGGCATCCTCGACGCTTCCCAGCAGGCGGTGCTCGCTTCGAAACTGCACCGCTACACCGACCGGCCGCCCACCGAGGACGACCTGATCGCCTGGGTGAAGTGCCCGTCGCTGACCCGACCGGGCGAGGACGTGTGGGTGCCGGCGCAGCTGTTCTTCCTCGGCTTCACGTCGTCCCCAGCCGGTGACCTGCTGTTCACGCCCTCGTTCTCCACCGGGACGGCGGCGCACGTCAGCCTGGAGAACGCGCTGCGCAACGCCCTGATCGAGGCCGTGCAGATCGACGCGTTCATCCTCAACTGGTACACGCCGACCCCCGCGCCGGCCGTCGTGGTCGACGACGACGCCACCCACCGCCTCCTCGGCAAACTCAAGCTGGGCCCCACCTCCGACTACGAGGTGCGGCCGATCTACCTGACCCGGCCCGAGCTGCCGCTGCCCACGATCGGCGTGTACATGGACCGCCGCTCCGACACGTTGCCGCTGCTCACGTTCGGGGTGCAGGGCGACGGCGACCCCCGGTACGCGATGATCCGCGGCACGATGGAGTCCGCCGCCATCCTCGGCCTGAGCATGTACAGCGCCGTGTTCGACCCGGTGAAGGTGCACGCGTCGGCCAACACGTCGCCGTACCTGGACCTCGACACCAACGTGCTCTACTACGCCACCCCGACCGACGCGGCGCTGAAGCGGCGGATCGTGGCCGAGCGGTTCGCCGGGTCGGTGAAGCTGTCGGAGATCCCGGGGCTGGACAACCCGCTCGACGACCTGATCGCCATGGTCGCGGGGGTGAGCGAGTGGGCGACGTACCTGGATATCACGCCGCCCGAGCTGGACGGCACCCCGTGGAAGGTGGTCCGGGTCCTGATCCCCGAGCTGTTGAGCATGTGCCTGCCCGGCATGCCCCCGAAGGCGCACCCGAGGATGCGGAGCTACGGCGGAGTGGCCCATGACCACCCCCACCCTCTCCCTTAG
- a CDS encoding CPBP family intramembrane glutamic endopeptidase, translating into MTTPTLSLSLLVLVGAACPVQAFRYAGPARLAAAVTGVAGLAWYVAPSTGVLARPHGWWWCLAAVAVGAGAIGVEVGVVAALRRRRVARVALHGSASRAVAAAVVTGLAEEVLFRGVAQHLLGVLGLPAVAAIGAVAVAYGLNHLYFGWDTVAQKVATGLLFGGLYALSGGSVLVPVIAHVTQNVLVLTVLPRLGGRP; encoded by the coding sequence ATGACCACCCCCACCCTCTCCCTTAGCCTCCTCGTGCTGGTCGGCGCGGCGTGCCCGGTGCAGGCGTTCCGGTACGCCGGGCCGGCCCGGCTCGCGGCGGCGGTGACCGGGGTCGCCGGGCTCGCCTGGTACGTCGCGCCGTCGACCGGGGTGCTCGCCCGGCCGCACGGCTGGTGGTGGTGCCTGGCCGCCGTGGCGGTCGGGGCCGGCGCGATCGGGGTCGAGGTCGGTGTCGTCGCCGCGCTCCGGCGGCGGCGGGTCGCCCGGGTCGCGCTGCACGGGTCCGCGTCGCGGGCGGTGGCCGCCGCCGTCGTGACGGGACTCGCCGAGGAGGTGCTGTTCCGAGGGGTCGCGCAGCACCTGCTCGGTGTCCTCGGCCTGCCGGCCGTGGCGGCGATCGGCGCGGTCGCCGTCGCCTACGGGCTCAACCACCTCTACTTCGGGTGGGACACCGTCGCGCAGAAAGTGGCCACCGGGTTGCTGTTCGGCGGGTTGTACGCGCTGTCGGGCGGCAGCGTGCTGGTGCCCGTGATCGCGCACGTCACGCAGAACGTGCTGGTGCTGACGGTGCTGCCCCGGCTCGGGGGTCGACCGTGA
- a CDS encoding ester cyclase, producing the protein MGDADVVRRVALEIFNEGNVALINEIFTPDFVEHVTSPGFPEGRAGLRAFVLGMRGAFPDFHYEILEQLDDGDLHVLYVQASGTMAGDFMNLTATGRSATWLEMHMARMRGGWIVEHWAVLDQLGMLQQLGALPAA; encoded by the coding sequence ATGGGTGACGCCGACGTCGTGCGCCGGGTCGCGTTGGAGATCTTCAACGAGGGCAACGTGGCGCTGATCAACGAGATCTTCACCCCGGACTTCGTGGAGCACGTGACCAGCCCGGGCTTCCCCGAGGGCCGCGCCGGCCTGCGGGCCTTCGTCCTGGGCATGCGCGGCGCGTTCCCCGACTTCCACTACGAGATCCTCGAACAACTCGACGACGGCGACCTGCACGTGCTGTACGTCCAGGCCAGCGGCACCATGGCCGGCGACTTCATGAACCTGACCGCCACCGGCCGGTCGGCCACCTGGCTGGAGATGCACATGGCCCGGATGCGCGGCGGCTGGATCGTGGAGCACTGGGCGGTGCTGGACCAGCTCGGCATGCTCCAGCAGCTCGGCGCGCTCCCGGCGGCGTAG
- a CDS encoding TOMM precursor leader peptide-binding protein, producing MEYRLGGTVRIIEDGQGRIRLRTGVWNYEEAVIDVSRESPAVAGSVRSALRALALGRTEVGAHLDPGLLPIERANVEKLFVDLEQAGMLVTAVAHTSQEAITAALLGRLRSPYPGSPEPPTQELLFATDCAASLEQARNLAAGMRARFTSLDPAVLEELASGDLTTRIDGYGTEAAIERLRPALTGRTVVTCFQRPSLPQLRNLNRVLEGTDTAWISAFIDGPFLSVVGLRSPYTGCFECFEQRALARLEDHVSYHDFARGPIGRPEPGDTDAPMMATLTVLAVTEGYLHASVGSSRLSGRVLSIHLPTMEIQAQDLLRMPSCPACGRVARQRVREINFSSRSAVDRIISGVLR from the coding sequence GTGGAGTACCGACTGGGTGGGACGGTCCGCATCATCGAGGACGGCCAGGGCCGGATCCGGCTGCGCACCGGGGTGTGGAACTACGAGGAGGCCGTCATCGACGTCAGCCGCGAGTCCCCCGCCGTGGCCGGCTCGGTGCGCTCGGCGCTGCGGGCCCTCGCGCTCGGCCGGACCGAGGTCGGCGCGCACCTGGACCCCGGGCTGCTGCCGATCGAGCGGGCCAACGTCGAGAAGCTGTTCGTGGATCTCGAACAGGCCGGCATGCTGGTCACCGCCGTGGCGCACACCAGCCAGGAGGCCATCACGGCCGCGTTGCTGGGGCGGCTGCGCTCCCCTTATCCCGGGTCCCCGGAGCCTCCGACGCAGGAGCTGCTGTTCGCCACCGACTGCGCGGCCTCGCTGGAGCAGGCCCGGAACCTGGCCGCCGGGATGCGGGCGCGGTTCACCTCCCTGGATCCGGCCGTGCTGGAGGAGCTGGCGTCCGGCGACCTGACGACCAGGATCGACGGGTACGGCACGGAGGCCGCCATCGAACGACTCCGGCCCGCGCTCACCGGCCGCACCGTGGTGACCTGCTTCCAGCGGCCCTCCCTGCCCCAGCTGCGCAACCTCAACCGGGTGCTCGAGGGCACCGACACCGCGTGGATCAGCGCCTTCATCGACGGGCCGTTCCTGTCGGTGGTGGGGCTGCGGTCGCCGTACACCGGATGCTTCGAGTGTTTCGAGCAGCGGGCCCTCGCCCGGCTGGAGGACCACGTCAGCTACCACGACTTCGCGCGCGGGCCGATCGGCCGGCCGGAGCCGGGCGACACGGACGCGCCGATGATGGCGACGTTGACCGTGCTGGCCGTGACCGAGGGGTACCTGCACGCCAGCGTCGGATCCTCGCGGCTGTCCGGGCGGGTGCTGAGCATCCACCTGCCGACGATGGAGATCCAGGCCCAGGACCTGCTGCGGATGCCGAGTTGTCCGGCGTGCGGCCGGGTCGCCCGGCAACGGGTGCGGGAGATCAACTTCAGCAGCCGGTCGGCCGTGGACCGGATCATCTCGGGGGTGCTGCGGTGA
- a CDS encoding class I SAM-dependent methyltransferase: MGVERAVRDTALLAAAFRAAEARRPRPRLTDPYARLFLADGPGHPGALRAGGEQVVERTRIVDGLLDAHPGTIVNLGAGYCARPYRLDLAGRPVVELDSAQVIATKERVLAGHTPRGPVRRIGLDLRDHDALARALATVDGAPVLVTEGVLPYLPADGIAALARVLARPGAVWLTDVVTVTSARAMAAVAPGLTVYGLDSLTPFEDAGWTVTDYRPLPVPGPFRPGAGSRDVVDGVLALRAP, from the coding sequence GTGGGAGTAGAGCGGGCCGTCCGGGACACGGCGCTGCTCGCCGCGGCGTTCCGGGCCGCCGAGGCGCGCCGCCCCCGGCCCAGGCTGACCGACCCGTACGCGCGGCTCTTTCTCGCCGACGGGCCGGGGCACCCGGGCGCGCTGAGGGCCGGGGGCGAGCAGGTCGTCGAGCGGACCCGGATCGTCGACGGGCTGCTCGACGCGCACCCGGGGACGATCGTCAACCTGGGCGCCGGGTACTGCGCCCGGCCCTACCGCCTCGACCTCGCCGGCCGGCCCGTCGTGGAACTCGACTCCGCCCAGGTGATCGCGACCAAGGAGCGGGTGCTGGCCGGGCACACCCCGCGCGGGCCGGTGCGCCGGATCGGCCTCGACCTGCGCGACCACGACGCGCTCGCCCGGGCGCTGGCCACGGTCGACGGCGCGCCGGTGCTGGTGACGGAGGGTGTGCTGCCGTACCTGCCGGCCGACGGGATCGCGGCGCTCGCGCGGGTGCTGGCCCGGCCCGGGGCGGTGTGGCTCACCGATGTGGTGACGGTGACCTCCGCGCGCGCGATGGCGGCCGTGGCCCCGGGCCTGACGGTGTACGGACTGGACTCACTCACGCCGTTCGAGGACGCCGGGTGGACCGTGACCGACTACCGACCACTGCCCGTGCCGGGCCCGTTCCGGCCGGGGGCCGGCAGCCGCGACGTCGTGGACGGGGTGCTCGCCCTACGCGCGCCGTGA
- a CDS encoding ABC transporter permease — MMFGSVLAFEARRMVRNFPPLFFGLAFPVMILAVFGGIYGNEPSDLFDGVGTVDASVPAYVAMVLAVAGLMSLPLGMVEYRSRGILRRLRATPARPGAFLAAQVVVNGVVCLLGVGVLLTSAATVFDLSAPRHPVAFAGTLLLTGAAMFSLGLLIAAVARSESTAVVIANLAYFPMIFLTGATVPLEIMPGWMRTVSDALPLSYGVDALRWAWSGHGGDQVPAALAVLGGVTVACSAAAARLFRWE, encoded by the coding sequence ATGATGTTCGGTAGTGTGCTCGCGTTCGAGGCCCGGCGGATGGTCCGCAACTTCCCGCCGCTGTTCTTCGGGCTCGCCTTCCCCGTCATGATCCTGGCCGTGTTCGGCGGGATCTACGGCAACGAGCCGTCCGACCTGTTCGACGGGGTCGGCACCGTGGACGCCTCGGTGCCGGCGTACGTCGCGATGGTCCTCGCCGTCGCCGGCCTGATGAGCCTGCCGCTCGGCATGGTCGAGTACCGGTCCCGGGGCATCCTCCGCCGGCTGCGCGCGACCCCGGCCCGGCCGGGCGCCTTCCTCGCCGCCCAGGTCGTCGTCAACGGGGTCGTGTGCCTGCTCGGCGTCGGGGTGCTGCTCACCAGCGCCGCGACCGTGTTCGACCTGTCGGCGCCCCGACACCCGGTGGCGTTCGCCGGCACGCTGCTGCTGACCGGGGCGGCCATGTTCAGCCTCGGGCTGCTGATCGCCGCGGTGGCCCGGTCGGAGAGTACGGCGGTGGTGATCGCGAACCTGGCGTACTTTCCGATGATCTTCCTGACCGGCGCGACGGTGCCCCTGGAGATCATGCCGGGGTGGATGCGCACGGTCAGCGACGCGCTGCCGCTGTCCTACGGGGTCGACGCGCTGCGCTGGGCGTGGTCCGGCCACGGCGGCGACCAGGTGCCTGCGGCCCTCGCGGTGCTCGGCGGGGTGACCGTGGCGTGCTCGGCGGCCGCGGCCCGGCTGTTCCGATGGGAGTAG
- a CDS encoding CPBP family glutamic-type intramembrane protease, with product MTALWGLLAAAAWLAVYRLPLRSPRTRQRFRLWVASRTPLPGRLVFPVVGTAIYLVAGLLAAGGLAWVAGVRLPGVLSWRVTPHGAATTLLAVVGANALTGFAMGVVAAARPGLDLAGAVTTVRWVQEVGAFGRRWRWVVPMISAAVEEFFFRGVLLFALLGHGTPAWLAVAVAGLVFTTGQVLLTENRTQALVLGLASGALSLVGGLLVLAEGSVLPAVLVHASFAGYYTHASFDRRAHG from the coding sequence GTGACCGCGCTGTGGGGGCTGCTCGCGGCAGCGGCGTGGCTCGCGGTGTACCGGCTGCCGTTGCGGTCGCCGCGCACCCGGCAACGATTCCGGCTGTGGGTGGCCTCGCGCACCCCGCTGCCCGGCCGACTGGTGTTCCCGGTGGTCGGCACGGCGATCTACCTGGTGGCGGGGCTGCTCGCAGCCGGGGGTCTGGCGTGGGTGGCCGGCGTGCGGCTGCCGGGCGTGCTGTCCTGGCGGGTCACCCCGCACGGGGCCGCGACCACGCTGCTCGCGGTCGTCGGAGCCAACGCGCTCACCGGTTTCGCGATGGGCGTCGTGGCCGCCGCCCGGCCGGGGCTCGACCTCGCCGGGGCCGTCACCACCGTGCGGTGGGTCCAGGAGGTCGGCGCGTTCGGCCGGCGGTGGCGCTGGGTGGTGCCGATGATCAGCGCCGCCGTGGAGGAGTTCTTCTTCCGAGGGGTACTCCTCTTCGCGCTCCTCGGCCACGGCACGCCGGCGTGGCTGGCCGTCGCGGTCGCCGGCCTCGTCTTCACCACCGGCCAGGTGCTGTTGACCGAGAACCGGACGCAGGCCCTGGTCCTCGGCCTGGCCAGCGGCGCGTTGTCCCTGGTCGGCGGCCTGCTGGTCCTCGCGGAGGGGTCCGTGCTCCCGGCGGTCCTCGTGCACGCCTCGTTCGCCGGGTACTACACCCACGCCAGTTTCGACAGGAGGGCCCATGGCTGA
- a CDS encoding methylmalonyl-CoA mutase subunit beta → MTVRPDELLLATGFPTATRDEWRHLAAAVLRKLGRADEETPLDQIEEKLATTTYDGVRIAPLYTASDGVPATGLPGTAPYTRGTRATAGGWDLRQRHEHPDPAVTGEAVLADLENGVTSVWLVLGPAGVPVSDLGRVLDGVLLDLAPVVLDAGADTLAAAEAWFALTAGRDVASGGNLGADPLGLRARTGQTVELDLADLARRAPAGTRAVTVDATVYHDAGGSDAEELGCALATGVAYLRALTAGGLTVGDALDQLEFRFAATADQFLTIAKLRAARRLWARVAEVCGAAPGARGQRQHAVTSDAMMTARDPWVNMLRTTLAAFAAGVGGADAVTVAPFDARLGLPDAFTRRIARNTQSLLVEESNVARVADPAGGSWYVENLTEDLAKAAWDWFTEIERAGGMAAALDGPVPDRLAATWAKRRANIARRKDPITGVSEFPNLDEKLPVRSAAPAGRAGGLPRVRYAQDFEALRDRADAHPTRPTVFLATLGPVAAHTARASFAANLFAAGGIATVTGDVADFAGSGATVACLCSSDRIYAEQAGPAADALRAAGATRVWLAGKRGTSEQVADYLYAGCDAVAVCDSTLDDLGVAR, encoded by the coding sequence ATGACGGTGCGTCCCGACGAGCTTCTCCTGGCCACCGGCTTTCCCACGGCGACGCGTGACGAGTGGCGGCACCTCGCCGCCGCCGTGCTGCGCAAACTGGGCAGAGCCGACGAGGAGACCCCCCTCGACCAGATCGAGGAGAAACTGGCCACGACCACGTACGACGGGGTGCGGATCGCGCCCCTGTACACGGCCTCCGACGGCGTGCCGGCGACCGGGCTGCCCGGGACGGCGCCCTATACCCGGGGCACCCGGGCGACAGCCGGGGGCTGGGACCTGCGGCAACGCCACGAGCACCCGGACCCGGCGGTGACCGGCGAGGCCGTGCTGGCGGACCTGGAGAACGGCGTCACGTCGGTGTGGCTGGTCCTCGGCCCGGCCGGGGTGCCGGTGTCGGATCTCGGCCGTGTCCTCGACGGGGTGCTGCTCGACCTCGCGCCGGTGGTTCTCGACGCCGGGGCGGACACCCTGGCCGCCGCCGAGGCGTGGTTCGCGCTGACCGCCGGGCGGGACGTGGCGTCCGGCGGCAACCTGGGTGCCGACCCGCTCGGGCTCAGGGCCCGGACCGGGCAGACCGTCGAGCTGGACCTGGCGGACCTGGCGCGGCGGGCCCCCGCCGGCACCCGGGCCGTCACCGTCGACGCGACCGTCTACCACGACGCCGGCGGCTCCGACGCCGAGGAGCTGGGCTGCGCCCTGGCCACCGGCGTGGCGTACCTGCGCGCGCTGACCGCCGGCGGCCTGACTGTCGGGGACGCCCTCGACCAGCTCGAGTTCCGCTTCGCCGCCACCGCCGACCAGTTCCTCACCATCGCCAAGCTGCGCGCCGCCCGCCGGCTGTGGGCCCGCGTCGCCGAGGTGTGCGGCGCGGCCCCCGGCGCGCGCGGCCAGCGCCAGCACGCCGTCACCTCCGACGCGATGATGACCGCCCGCGACCCGTGGGTGAACATGCTGCGCACCACCCTCGCGGCGTTCGCCGCCGGGGTGGGCGGCGCGGACGCCGTCACCGTCGCCCCGTTCGACGCCCGACTGGGGTTGCCGGACGCGTTCACCCGGCGGATCGCGCGCAACACCCAGTCGCTGCTCGTCGAGGAGTCCAACGTGGCGCGGGTCGCCGACCCGGCCGGCGGCTCCTGGTACGTGGAGAACCTGACCGAGGACCTCGCGAAGGCCGCTTGGGACTGGTTCACCGAGATCGAACGGGCCGGCGGGATGGCCGCGGCCCTCGACGGGCCGGTGCCGGACCGGCTCGCGGCGACCTGGGCGAAACGGCGGGCCAACATCGCCCGGCGCAAGGACCCGATCACCGGGGTCAGCGAGTTCCCGAACCTGGACGAGAAGCTGCCGGTCCGGTCGGCCGCCCCCGCCGGGCGCGCGGGTGGCCTGCCCCGGGTCCGCTACGCCCAGGACTTCGAGGCGCTGCGGGACCGGGCCGACGCGCACCCGACCCGGCCGACGGTCTTCCTCGCCACCCTCGGCCCGGTGGCCGCGCACACCGCGCGGGCGTCGTTCGCGGCGAACCTGTTCGCGGCGGGCGGCATCGCCACGGTCACCGGCGACGTGGCCGACTTCGCGGGCAGCGGCGCGACCGTCGCGTGCCTGTGTTCCAGCGACAGGATCTACGCCGAGCAGGCCGGCCCCGCCGCCGACGCGCTGCGGGCGGCCGGCGCGACCCGGGTCTGGCTGGCCGGGAAGCGGGGCACGAGCGAACAGGTCGCCGACTACCTGTACGCCGGCTGCGACGCCGTCGCCGTGTGCGACTCGACCCTCGACGACCTGGGAGTGGCCCGATGA